In Streptomyces sp. DG2A-72, one genomic interval encodes:
- a CDS encoding TIM-barrel domain-containing protein, protein MNQPAESQTPTGAVSLAQSSPTVGTFRERGGALEWSGRQETVRIEPWGPDAVRVRARLGGPVLEGLPGALLDEAPATESTVKVGDGEGRLTVGALTVEVNAEGMIRFLRTDDLSEILAEERAHFWWPGPRLYTTVGNGHHRLEQRFAAYDDEQLFGLGQHQHGRLDQKGLVVDLVQRNAEVGIPVLTSSRGYTLLWNNPAIGRVELAGNGTRWVADSARQIDYWITAGAPADAQRRYSAVTGRTPMLPEWAAGFWQCKLRYRTQDELMAVAREYKRRGLPISAIVCDFFHWTHLGEWKFDPKEWPDPAAMVRELEELGIKLVVSVWPSVSPLSENHPVMEQRGYFIGTQYGPMAHADWPDKEVASTVQVAFYDATNPEARDFMWSKVKANYLDPYGITAFWLDACEPELKPGFQENLRYWAGPGLEVGNMYPAENSRAFHEGLVAEGESEVITLNRSAWAGSQRYGAALWSGDIGTDFPTLRRQIAAGLNTALSGIPWWNTDIGGFHGGDPTDPAYQEVMVRWFQFGTLSPLMRLHGFRDPGMPLGPKMTGGPNEVWSYGEQAGAILERYLRLRERLKPYVLEVMREAHEEGLPVMRPLFLEFPEDQATWSVDDSYLFGRDLLVAPVLTAGATARTAYLPAGATWTDAWTGATYEGGTAVTVDAPLDRIPLFLRDGARLPIGE, encoded by the coding sequence GTGAACCAGCCTGCCGAAAGCCAGACCCCGACCGGCGCGGTCAGCCTCGCGCAGTCGTCACCCACCGTCGGCACGTTCCGTGAGCGGGGCGGTGCGCTGGAGTGGAGCGGCCGCCAGGAGACCGTACGCATCGAGCCGTGGGGCCCGGACGCGGTGCGGGTCCGCGCCAGGCTCGGCGGCCCGGTCCTGGAGGGGCTGCCCGGCGCGCTCCTGGACGAGGCCCCGGCGACCGAGTCCACGGTCAAGGTCGGGGACGGAGAGGGCCGGCTGACGGTCGGCGCACTGACCGTCGAGGTCAACGCCGAGGGGATGATCCGGTTCCTGCGGACGGACGACCTCTCGGAGATCCTCGCCGAGGAACGCGCCCACTTCTGGTGGCCGGGCCCCCGTCTCTACACGACCGTCGGCAACGGCCACCACCGCCTGGAGCAGCGCTTCGCCGCCTACGACGACGAGCAGCTGTTCGGTCTCGGCCAGCACCAGCACGGCCGCCTGGACCAGAAGGGCCTGGTCGTGGACCTGGTCCAGCGCAACGCCGAGGTCGGCATCCCGGTCCTCACCTCCAGCCGCGGCTACACCCTGCTGTGGAACAACCCGGCGATCGGCCGGGTCGAGCTGGCGGGCAACGGCACCCGCTGGGTCGCGGACTCGGCCCGCCAGATCGACTACTGGATCACCGCCGGCGCCCCGGCCGACGCCCAGCGCCGCTACAGCGCGGTGACCGGCCGCACCCCGATGCTGCCGGAGTGGGCGGCGGGCTTCTGGCAGTGCAAGCTGCGCTACCGCACGCAGGACGAACTCATGGCCGTGGCCCGGGAGTACAAGCGCAGAGGCCTGCCCATCTCCGCCATCGTCTGCGACTTCTTCCACTGGACCCATCTGGGCGAGTGGAAGTTCGACCCGAAGGAGTGGCCGGACCCGGCGGCGATGGTGCGGGAGCTGGAGGAACTCGGCATCAAGCTCGTCGTGTCGGTCTGGCCGTCGGTGTCCCCGCTGAGCGAGAACCACCCTGTCATGGAGCAGCGCGGCTACTTCATCGGCACCCAGTACGGCCCCATGGCGCACGCCGACTGGCCGGACAAGGAGGTCGCCTCCACCGTCCAGGTCGCCTTCTACGACGCCACGAACCCCGAGGCGCGGGACTTCATGTGGTCGAAGGTGAAGGCGAACTACCTGGACCCGTACGGCATCACCGCCTTCTGGCTGGACGCCTGCGAGCCGGAGCTGAAGCCGGGCTTCCAGGAGAACCTGCGTTACTGGGCGGGCCCGGGCCTGGAGGTCGGGAACATGTACCCGGCCGAGAACTCCCGCGCCTTCCACGAAGGGCTGGTCGCGGAGGGCGAGTCCGAGGTCATCACCCTCAACCGCTCGGCCTGGGCGGGCAGTCAGCGCTACGGCGCCGCCCTGTGGTCCGGCGACATCGGCACCGACTTCCCGACCCTGCGCCGCCAGATCGCGGCAGGCCTCAACACCGCCCTGTCCGGCATCCCCTGGTGGAACACCGACATCGGCGGTTTCCACGGCGGCGACCCCACCGACCCCGCGTACCAGGAAGTCATGGTCCGCTGGTTCCAGTTCGGCACGCTGTCCCCGCTGATGCGTCTGCACGGCTTCCGCGACCCGGGCATGCCGCTGGGCCCGAAGATGACCGGCGGCCCGAACGAGGTCTGGTCCTACGGCGAGCAGGCCGGCGCGATCCTGGAGCGGTACCTGCGGCTGCGCGAGCGCCTGAAGCCGTACGTCCTCGAGGTCATGCGCGAGGCCCACGAGGAGGGCCTGCCGGTCATGCGCCCGCTGTTCCTGGAGTTCCCCGAGGACCAGGCGACGTGGTCGGTCGACGACTCCTACCTCTTCGGCCGGGATCTGCTGGTCGCGCCGGTACTCACAGCGGGCGCCACGGCCCGCACGGCGTATCTCCCGGCGGGCGCGACCTGGACGGACGCGTGGACGGGTGCGACGTACGAGGGCGGTACGGCCGTGACGGTCGACGCCCCACTGGACCGCATCCCGCTGTTTCTGCGGGACGGCGCGCGGCTACCGATAGGGGAGTAG
- a CDS encoding sulfotransferase, with amino-acid sequence MSSSPLPLTLANLLLRPAFRSRHRPDRVFDRILAGTGQAEGDQEFVDGFRQLLGWWAAAQHLTPVGWAAAQAHVRRHLLNRATIRQLIAEHPGIEREPLDRPVFVVGLPRTATTLTHGVLSLSAEHRCPLLWELLRPGLEIPAERRRKATAPARWLVTGTNLFSPRFRDIHPMVADGPEECTFVLPHAQTPLAQARIPAYQAWHYEHDFVPDYRYLRQVLQVLQYGRPRRRWILKSPMHLENLDALRTAFPDATIVWTHRDPATAVASFCSLVEHGMSVSNRPLDLHGIGATWLELLSRSAARGVAARAAIPRESLVDVPYSWLGTDPATGAPKLFAAIGARWTEADAARLPGITARPKGTRRHTYDLSRYGLTRADIESAFTGYNALRAEVDRA; translated from the coding sequence GTGTCCTCGTCCCCCCTCCCCCTCACGCTGGCCAATCTGCTGCTGCGGCCGGCGTTCCGCTCCCGTCACCGGCCGGACCGGGTCTTCGACCGGATCCTCGCCGGGACCGGACAGGCGGAGGGCGACCAGGAGTTCGTCGACGGCTTCCGGCAACTGCTGGGATGGTGGGCCGCGGCCCAGCACCTCACCCCGGTCGGCTGGGCGGCCGCGCAGGCCCATGTGCGCCGGCATCTGCTCAACCGGGCCACGATCCGGCAGCTGATCGCCGAGCACCCCGGGATCGAGCGGGAGCCCCTCGACAGGCCGGTGTTCGTGGTGGGCCTGCCGCGCACCGCCACCACGCTCACCCACGGCGTGCTGTCCCTCTCGGCCGAGCACCGATGTCCCCTGCTGTGGGAACTGCTCAGGCCGGGCCTGGAGATACCGGCCGAACGACGACGTAAGGCGACGGCACCGGCACGGTGGCTGGTCACGGGCACGAACCTCTTCTCCCCGCGCTTCCGTGACATCCACCCCATGGTCGCCGACGGCCCCGAGGAGTGCACCTTCGTCCTGCCGCACGCCCAGACACCGCTCGCCCAGGCCCGCATCCCCGCGTACCAGGCCTGGCACTACGAGCACGACTTCGTCCCCGACTACCGCTACCTCAGGCAGGTCCTCCAGGTCCTGCAGTACGGCCGCCCCCGCCGCCGCTGGATCCTGAAGTCGCCCATGCACCTGGAGAACCTCGACGCGCTGCGCACGGCCTTCCCCGACGCGACGATCGTCTGGACGCACCGCGACCCGGCCACCGCCGTGGCGTCCTTCTGCAGTCTGGTCGAGCACGGCATGTCCGTCAGCAACCGCCCCCTCGACCTGCACGGCATCGGCGCGACCTGGCTGGAACTGCTGAGCCGCTCCGCCGCGCGCGGTGTCGCCGCCCGGGCCGCCATCCCCCGCGAGTCCCTGGTCGACGTGCCGTACTCCTGGCTCGGCACCGACCCGGCCACCGGCGCCCCCAAGCTCTTCGCGGCCATCGGCGCCCGCTGGACCGAAGCCGACGCCGCCCGGCTCCCCGGCATCACCGCGCGCCCCAAGGGCACCCGCCGCCACACCTACGACCTGTCCCGCTACGGCCTGACCCGCGCCGACATCGAGTCCGCCTTCACCGGCTACAACGCACTGCGGGCCGAGGTCGACCGCGCCTGA
- a CDS encoding lamin tail domain-containing protein, producing the protein MRIRAAFAVPALAGALALTGSVLSTPAQAAGGVVIRHVWFDSPGSDNGSNLSLNGEWVEIKNTSGAAISLKGWILKDKANHRYVFPNVRIGKGKTMKVKTGVGRDTTVNKYQDRSWYVWNNTSDTATLTKANGAKVDACSWTTANPSDKWC; encoded by the coding sequence ATGCGCATACGCGCCGCTTTCGCCGTGCCCGCACTCGCGGGTGCCCTGGCCCTCACCGGCTCCGTGCTCAGCACTCCGGCCCAGGCCGCCGGGGGCGTGGTCATCCGCCACGTGTGGTTCGACAGCCCGGGCTCGGACAACGGCTCCAACCTCAGCCTCAACGGCGAGTGGGTGGAGATCAAGAACACCAGCGGTGCGGCGATCTCGCTGAAGGGCTGGATCCTGAAGGACAAGGCCAATCACCGGTACGTCTTCCCGAACGTGAGGATCGGGAAGGGCAAGACGATGAAGGTGAAGACCGGCGTCGGCAGGGACACCACGGTGAACAAGTACCAGGACCGCAGCTGGTACGTCTGGAACAACACCAGCGACACGGCGACCCTGACCAAGGCGAACGGCGCCAAGGTCGACGCCTGCTCCTGGACGACGGCCAACCCCAGCGACAAGTGGTGTTGA
- a CDS encoding LacI family DNA-binding transcriptional regulator codes for MVTLAEVAQHAGVSASTVSYVLSGKRSISTTTRQRVEQSIRDLGYHPNAGARALASSRSNIIALMIPLRTDMYVPVMMEIAIAVATMARTHGYDVLLLTGEEGPDAVRRVTGSGLADGMILMDVELDDERLPLLRGTDQPSVLIGLPADATGLTCVDLDFRATGALCLEHLATLGHRDIAVIGEAPAVYERHTGFAERTLDGLRSRSQELGVRLLHRPCDGGYDAMAVTLARILDERPGTTGFVVQNESAVEPLLGLLRQQGRAIPEDVSVVAICPDQVATQASVRLTSVAIPAQEMGRHAVEHLVAKLDGRGTDEVLLIAPELTVRASTGPAPAGS; via the coding sequence ATGGTCACCCTCGCCGAGGTCGCCCAGCACGCCGGAGTCTCGGCGAGCACGGTGAGCTATGTCCTCAGTGGCAAGCGGTCCATCTCCACGACCACGCGGCAGCGGGTCGAGCAGAGCATCCGCGATCTCGGCTACCACCCGAACGCGGGCGCCCGTGCCCTGGCCAGCAGCAGGTCGAACATCATCGCGCTGATGATCCCGCTGCGCACGGACATGTACGTACCGGTGATGATGGAGATCGCCATCGCGGTGGCCACCATGGCCCGTACACACGGATACGACGTCCTGCTGCTCACCGGCGAGGAGGGCCCGGACGCCGTCCGCCGTGTCACCGGCAGCGGGCTCGCCGACGGGATGATCCTGATGGACGTCGAACTCGACGACGAGCGGCTGCCGTTGCTGCGCGGCACCGACCAGCCGTCCGTGCTGATCGGGCTGCCCGCCGACGCCACCGGCCTCACTTGCGTCGACCTGGACTTCAGGGCGACGGGCGCACTGTGCCTGGAACATCTGGCGACGCTGGGGCACCGCGACATCGCTGTCATCGGCGAGGCCCCCGCGGTCTACGAACGGCACACCGGGTTCGCCGAGCGCACCCTGGACGGACTGCGCAGCCGTTCCCAGGAGTTGGGCGTACGGCTGCTGCACCGCCCCTGCGACGGCGGGTACGACGCGATGGCCGTGACCCTCGCCCGCATCCTCGACGAGCGCCCCGGCACCACGGGGTTCGTCGTACAGAACGAGTCGGCGGTCGAACCGCTCCTCGGTCTGCTGCGCCAGCAGGGCCGTGCCATCCCCGAGGACGTGTCGGTGGTCGCGATCTGCCCCGACCAGGTCGCCACCCAGGCCTCGGTGCGGCTCACCTCGGTCGCCATCCCCGCGCAGGAGATGGGCCGGCACGCGGTGGAGCACCTGGTCGCGAAGCTCGACGGGCGCGGTACCGACGAAGTCCTGCTGATCGCACCCGAGTTGACGGTTCGGGCGAGCACGGGTCCGGCTCCGGCCGGGTCCTGA
- a CDS encoding acyl-CoA dehydrogenase family protein produces MSAAPTSSSRPSVTEREARQVAEAAREQDWRKPSFAKELFLGRFRLDLVHPHPTPPAEDAQRGEEFLAKLRDFCETKVDAALIEREAKIPDEVIDGLKELGALGMKIDTKYGGLGLTQVYYNKALALAGSASPAIGVLLSAHQSIGVPQPLKLFGTQEQKERFLPRCARTDISAFLLTEPDVGSDPARLATSAVPDGDEYVLDGVKLWTTNGVVADLLVVMARVPKSEGHKGGITAFVVETNSPGVTVENRNAFMGLRGIENGVTRFHQVRVPAAHRIGPEGAGLKIALTTLNTGRLSLPASCVAAGKWCLKIAREWSAAREQWGKPIAHHEAVGSKISFIAATTFALEAVLDLSSQMADEDRNDIRIEGALAKLFASEQAWLMADELVQIRGGRGFETAESLAARGERAVPAEQVLRDLRINRIFEGSTEIMHLLIAREAVDAHLSVAGDLIDPDKSLQDKAKAAGNAGVFYAKWLPKLVAGPGQNPRAYAEFNRGVDLSPHLRYIERTSRKLARSTFYAMSRWQGRMETKQGFLGRIVDIGAELFAMSAVCVRAELLRGKGDHGREAYQLADVFCRQARIRIDELFGRLWTNTDDLDRKVVKGVLGGAYTWLEEGIVDPSGEGPWIADATPGPSQKENVHRPIR; encoded by the coding sequence ATGTCCGCAGCACCCACGTCATCGTCTCGACCTTCTGTCACTGAGCGCGAGGCACGCCAGGTGGCCGAGGCCGCCCGAGAACAGGACTGGCGCAAGCCCAGCTTCGCCAAGGAACTGTTCCTGGGCCGCTTCCGGCTCGATCTGGTCCACCCGCACCCCACCCCGCCGGCCGAGGACGCGCAGCGTGGCGAGGAGTTCCTGGCCAAGCTGCGCGACTTCTGCGAGACCAAGGTGGACGCGGCCCTGATCGAGCGCGAGGCCAAGATCCCCGACGAGGTCATCGACGGGCTCAAGGAACTCGGCGCCCTCGGCATGAAGATCGACACGAAGTACGGCGGGCTCGGCCTCACCCAGGTGTACTACAACAAGGCGCTGGCCCTGGCGGGCTCGGCCTCTCCGGCGATCGGGGTGCTGCTGTCGGCGCATCAGTCGATCGGCGTACCGCAGCCGCTGAAACTGTTCGGCACACAGGAGCAGAAGGAGCGGTTCCTGCCGCGCTGCGCCCGCACGGACATCAGCGCGTTCCTCCTCACCGAGCCGGACGTCGGCTCCGACCCGGCACGGCTCGCGACGAGCGCGGTCCCCGACGGGGACGAGTACGTCCTCGACGGCGTCAAGCTGTGGACCACCAACGGCGTCGTCGCCGACCTGCTCGTGGTGATGGCCCGGGTGCCGAAGAGCGAGGGCCACAAGGGCGGCATCACCGCCTTCGTCGTGGAGACCAACTCGCCCGGCGTCACCGTCGAGAACCGTAACGCCTTCATGGGCCTGCGCGGCATCGAGAACGGCGTCACCCGCTTCCACCAGGTCCGGGTCCCCGCCGCCCACCGCATCGGCCCCGAGGGCGCGGGCCTGAAGATCGCGCTCACGACGTTGAACACCGGGCGCCTCTCGCTGCCCGCGTCCTGCGTGGCGGCCGGCAAGTGGTGCCTGAAGATCGCCCGCGAGTGGTCGGCCGCGCGTGAGCAGTGGGGCAAGCCGATCGCGCACCACGAGGCGGTCGGGTCGAAGATCAGCTTCATCGCGGCGACGACCTTCGCACTGGAGGCCGTGCTCGACCTGTCGTCGCAGATGGCCGACGAGGACCGCAACGACATCCGTATCGAGGGCGCGCTGGCCAAGCTCTTCGCCTCCGAGCAGGCCTGGCTGATGGCCGACGAACTCGTCCAGATCCGCGGCGGCCGGGGCTTCGAGACGGCCGAGTCGCTCGCCGCCCGCGGCGAACGTGCGGTCCCCGCCGAACAGGTCCTGCGCGATCTGCGCATCAACCGGATCTTCGAGGGCTCGACCGAGATCATGCACCTGCTGATCGCCCGCGAGGCGGTCGACGCCCACTTGTCGGTCGCCGGCGATCTGATCGACCCCGACAAGTCCCTCCAGGACAAGGCGAAGGCGGCCGGGAACGCCGGTGTCTTCTACGCCAAGTGGCTGCCGAAGCTGGTCGCGGGGCCGGGCCAGAACCCGCGCGCGTACGCCGAGTTCAACCGCGGCGTCGACCTCTCGCCGCATCTGCGGTACATCGAGCGCACCTCGCGCAAGCTCGCCCGCTCCACCTTCTACGCCATGTCCCGCTGGCAGGGCCGGATGGAGACCAAGCAGGGCTTCCTGGGCCGGATCGTCGACATCGGCGCGGAGCTGTTCGCGATGAGCGCGGTGTGCGTCCGGGCCGAACTCCTGCGCGGCAAGGGCGATCACGGCCGCGAGGCCTACCAACTCGCCGACGTCTTCTGCCGCCAGGCCCGCATCCGGATCGACGAACTCTTCGGCCGCCTGTGGACCAACACGGACGACCTGGACCGCAAGGTCGTCAAGGGAGTCCTCGGCGGCGCCTACACCTGGCTCGAGGAAGGCATCGTCGACCCCTCGGGCGAGGGCCCGTGGATCGCGGACGCAACCCCCGGGCCCTCACAGAAGGAGAACGTGCACCGACCGATCAGGTAG
- a CDS encoding glycoside hydrolase N-terminal domain-containing protein, with protein sequence MTAHAAAGPVHGTWEPTPATRWEDGYLSGNGHHGALVFGDPDDERVVVTHHTLVRPNGCERARPPELASRLPELQDRLLAGEVRAAETFTDGRDLQWVQPFHPAFQIRLRRAAGVGRHYRRSVDFTTGVTRAEGDGWDSRVFVSRADDVIVQQVTGAELTIDLDHRLPGAPHDLAVGHGAVLTPDGALLNLRARYPGSDRAYTGITLVIVTGGRTALTPLGLQVTRADSALLLTRVLRHTGEPDVQAHSRALRDLVPEGDDPYTHLLDRHTALHRTACTRMTLDLDADPAERALPGSELIELPESPAFLERLFAAGRYHLLSAAGLFPPRLTGLWTGDWNTAWSGAFTNDANVNLQTASAAAAALPEVTDALATLIGRQLPDWRENARAIFGARGAVAPAHSDGECGLTYHFSRPYPLHLWTAGADWLLKPLVDHDETRGERDPRTADALAEVALFYEDFLTRTDDEGHVIVVPSYSPENRPANASWGAINAAMDLSAARHALRTAAEYHPEKAKAWRALADRLPPHRINDDGALAEWAWPGLDDTYDHRHLSHLYGVWPLDEINPYDTPDLATAAHRALELRGAENDSAHGHLHHALVAARLRDGDRVAHALGQVLKGDYFHASLMSSHYPNLDVYNADAAHTLPAVVIEMLVQSTPDRLVLLPALPAAYPKGELTGIRTRFGAEVDLRWSPRQATAVVRPTRTHRVELRTSSGARPLELVAGEDHVLTLETW encoded by the coding sequence ATGACAGCCCATGCCGCCGCCGGCCCCGTCCACGGCACCTGGGAGCCCACCCCCGCCACCCGCTGGGAGGACGGCTACCTCAGCGGCAACGGTCACCACGGCGCCCTTGTGTTCGGTGATCCGGACGACGAGCGGGTCGTCGTCACTCACCACACCCTCGTCCGCCCCAATGGCTGCGAGCGCGCCCGTCCGCCCGAGCTGGCCTCTCGGCTCCCCGAACTCCAGGACCGGTTGCTCGCCGGGGAGGTGCGGGCGGCGGAGACCTTCACGGACGGGCGCGACCTCCAGTGGGTGCAGCCCTTCCATCCGGCCTTTCAGATACGGCTGCGGAGGGCGGCCGGCGTGGGCAGGCACTACCGTCGCTCGGTCGACTTCACCACCGGCGTCACCCGAGCCGAAGGCGACGGCTGGGACAGCCGCGTCTTCGTCTCCCGCGCCGACGACGTCATCGTCCAGCAGGTCACCGGCGCCGAGCTGACCATCGACCTCGACCACCGCCTCCCCGGCGCCCCGCACGACCTCGCCGTCGGCCACGGCGCCGTCCTCACCCCCGACGGTGCCCTGCTCAACCTGCGTGCCCGCTATCCCGGCAGCGACCGCGCGTACACGGGCATCACGCTGGTCATCGTCACCGGCGGCCGTACCGCGCTCACGCCGCTCGGTCTCCAGGTGACCCGCGCCGACTCGGCCCTGCTGCTGACCCGCGTGCTGCGTCACACCGGTGAGCCCGACGTGCAGGCCCACTCCCGAGCCCTGCGAGACCTGGTACCGGAAGGCGACGACCCGTACACCCACCTTCTCGACCGCCACACCGCCCTCCACCGCACCGCCTGCACGCGCATGACGCTCGACCTGGACGCCGACCCCGCCGAACGTGCCTTGCCGGGCTCGGAGTTGATCGAGCTGCCCGAGAGCCCGGCCTTCCTGGAACGCCTCTTCGCCGCCGGCCGCTACCACCTGCTCTCCGCCGCGGGCCTGTTCCCGCCCCGTCTCACCGGCCTGTGGACCGGCGACTGGAACACGGCGTGGTCGGGGGCGTTCACCAACGACGCCAACGTCAACCTCCAGACCGCATCGGCCGCAGCCGCCGCACTCCCCGAAGTCACCGACGCCCTCGCCACCCTGATCGGCCGCCAGCTTCCGGACTGGCGTGAGAACGCCCGCGCGATCTTCGGTGCCCGGGGCGCCGTCGCCCCGGCCCACAGCGACGGCGAGTGCGGACTGACGTACCACTTCAGCCGCCCATACCCGCTGCACCTGTGGACCGCCGGCGCCGACTGGCTGCTCAAGCCGCTCGTCGACCACGACGAGACCCGCGGCGAACGCGACCCGCGCACCGCCGACGCGCTCGCCGAAGTCGCCCTGTTCTACGAGGATTTCCTCACTCGCACCGATGACGAGGGACACGTCATAGTCGTCCCCTCCTACTCACCCGAGAACCGGCCCGCGAACGCGAGCTGGGGCGCGATCAACGCGGCGATGGACCTCTCCGCGGCCCGGCACGCCCTGCGCACGGCCGCCGAGTACCACCCGGAGAAGGCAAAAGCGTGGCGTGCCCTCGCCGACCGGCTTCCGCCGCACCGGATCAATGACGACGGCGCGCTGGCGGAATGGGCCTGGCCCGGCCTCGACGACACCTACGACCACCGGCACCTCAGCCACCTCTACGGCGTCTGGCCGCTCGACGAGATCAACCCCTACGACACCCCGGACCTCGCCACCGCCGCACACCGCGCCCTCGAACTCCGCGGCGCCGAGAACGACTCCGCGCACGGCCACCTCCACCACGCCCTCGTCGCGGCCCGCCTGCGCGACGGCGACCGGGTGGCGCATGCCCTCGGCCAGGTCCTCAAGGGCGACTACTTCCATGCCTCGCTGATGAGCTCGCACTACCCGAACCTCGACGTCTACAACGCGGACGCCGCCCACACCCTGCCCGCGGTCGTGATCGAGATGCTCGTGCAGTCGACCCCGGACCGGCTGGTGCTGCTGCCCGCGCTTCCGGCGGCGTATCCGAAGGGCGAACTCACCGGCATCCGCACGAGGTTCGGGGCGGAAGTCGACCTCCGCTGGAGCCCGCGACAAGCGACCGCAGTCGTACGCCCCACCCGCACCCACCGCGTCGAACTCCGGACTTCCTCCGGCGCACGGCCGCTCGAACTCGTCGCCGGAGAAGACCACGTCCTCACCCTGGAGACGTGGTGA
- a CDS encoding beta-galactosidase — translation MRTSHVPALSDVTRGRVLYGGDYNPEQWPEEVWLDDVRLMKEARVNSVTLGVFSWAKLEPRPGVREFGWLDRLMDLMHDNGIGVVLSTPTASPPPWLGRLHPETLPRDEDGRVEWWGGRQHFSHSSEAYRRYAAAITEDLAARYGSHPALTLWHINNEYCTYDWSDEAAARFRRWLQGKYGTLDALNTAWGTAFWSQGYGQWDEVLPPRHAHYLKNPTQVLDFKRFTSDMLLECYVVERDIVRRHTPHIPVTSNFMPLWVGQDAWRWADEEDVVSVDLYPDPRDPYGAQSGALVQDMTRSQARGPWMLMEQAAGPVNWRGVNHPKPRGLNRLWSLQAVARGADAVCYFQWRQSRQGAEKFHSGMVSHAGEEGRTYQEVKRLGAELHKISGEVTGGRITSDIALLHDWHSWWAGAQDGRLSTQVDHPDILRAWHRALWEAHLTTDFAHPEHDLTRYKLVVAPQLYLLTDTAIENLLAYVHGGGTLVCGFLTGIADEDDRVRPGGMDARLRELFGIRTLHEWWPLDAGETVECDGFRGTLWSEEIEAGGGATAVSYKGGELDGLPAVLHKDRAWYVSTLPEPDALRDLLSRIAADAGARPVLDGLPARVEAVRRGDLLFVLNHGREPVTVDVPGTHHDLLTGEPCTDQLTLGRYGVAVLRP, via the coding sequence TCTCCTGGGCGAAGCTCGAACCCAGGCCGGGGGTAAGGGAGTTCGGGTGGCTCGACCGGCTCATGGATCTGATGCACGACAACGGCATCGGCGTGGTCCTCTCCACGCCCACCGCCTCGCCCCCGCCCTGGCTCGGCCGCCTCCATCCCGAGACCCTGCCCCGTGACGAGGACGGCCGCGTCGAATGGTGGGGCGGGCGTCAGCACTTCTCGCACTCCAGCGAGGCGTATCGCCGCTATGCCGCCGCCATCACCGAAGATCTCGCCGCCCGCTACGGCAGCCACCCCGCCCTCACCCTGTGGCACATCAACAACGAGTACTGCACCTACGACTGGAGCGACGAGGCCGCCGCCCGCTTCCGTCGGTGGCTCCAGGGCAAGTACGGCACCCTCGACGCCCTCAACACCGCCTGGGGTACCGCCTTCTGGAGCCAGGGCTACGGTCAGTGGGACGAGGTGCTCCCGCCGCGCCACGCCCACTACCTCAAGAACCCCACCCAGGTACTGGACTTCAAACGCTTCACCTCCGACATGCTCCTGGAGTGCTACGTCGTCGAGCGGGACATCGTCCGGCGGCACACCCCGCATATCCCGGTGACCAGCAACTTCATGCCTCTGTGGGTGGGGCAGGACGCCTGGCGCTGGGCGGACGAGGAGGACGTCGTCTCCGTCGACCTCTATCCTGACCCGCGTGATCCGTACGGCGCCCAGAGCGGTGCCCTCGTCCAGGACATGACCCGTTCGCAGGCCCGCGGCCCCTGGATGCTGATGGAGCAGGCGGCCGGACCGGTCAACTGGCGGGGCGTCAACCACCCCAAGCCGCGCGGACTGAATCGCCTCTGGTCGCTCCAGGCGGTGGCCCGCGGTGCCGATGCCGTCTGCTACTTCCAGTGGCGGCAGTCCCGCCAGGGCGCGGAGAAATTCCACTCCGGGATGGTCAGCCACGCGGGGGAGGAGGGTCGTACCTATCAGGAGGTCAAGCGGCTGGGGGCTGAGCTGCACAAGATCAGTGGTGAGGTGACGGGCGGTCGAATCACGTCCGACATCGCCCTCCTTCACGACTGGCACTCCTGGTGGGCCGGCGCCCAGGACGGCCGGCTCTCCACCCAGGTCGACCACCCCGACATCCTCCGCGCCTGGCATCGCGCCCTCTGGGAAGCCCACCTCACCACCGACTTCGCCCACCCCGAGCACGACCTCACCCGGTACAAGCTCGTCGTCGCCCCGCAGCTCTACCTCCTCACGGACACGGCGATCGAGAACCTCCTCGCGTACGTCCACGGCGGCGGCACCCTCGTCTGCGGCTTCCTCACCGGCATCGCCGACGAGGACGACCGGGTACGCCCCGGCGGCATGGACGCCCGGCTGCGCGAGCTGTTCGGCATCCGCACCCTGCACGAGTGGTGGCCGCTGGACGCGGGGGAGACCGTCGAGTGCGACGGGTTCCGCGGGACGCTGTGGTCGGAGGAGATCGAGGCCGGAGGCGGCGCGACGGCCGTCTCGTACAAGGGCGGCGAACTCGACGGCCTGCCCGCCGTGCTCCACAAGGATCGCGCCTGGTACGTCTCCACCCTCCCCGAGCCGGACGCGCTCCGCGACCTGCTCTCCCGGATCGCGGCCGACGCGGGCGCCCGGCCCGTGCTCGACGGACTGCCCGCGCGCGTGGAAGCCGTCCGCCGCGGTGACCTGCTGTTCGTCCTCAACCACGGTCGCGAGCCGGTGACCGTCGACGTCCCCGGTACCCACCACGACCTGCTCACGGGGGAGCCGTGCACGGACCAACTCACCCTCGGCCGCTACGGAGTGGCGGTGCTACGCCCATGA